Proteins co-encoded in one Malus domestica chromosome 09, GDT2T_hap1 genomic window:
- the LOC103443078 gene encoding uncharacterized protein, protein MNDMLHQNHRLNMAQGVWKSMARGVFETMAGALKTSLHPSSTGISDEYSKYEPFFDAVKAGDWKTAKEFYNQHPEAVRARHPFSGKTALHMAVDARQTKMVKKLVKLMDVKDLEIKSTVGGVTALGVASNTGITEMAECMVKKDRKLLTIPNSFNMIPLVRAYCNGYWHMSRYLYSETPVEYLWADNGPSGATIISQSFASKEFEIAWDLIQLSPKLAFTTDHFDSTPLHALAGLPSSFQSGAHLNFWQQWIYDRIDIQPPPLTVNFTAITVRNEENGQANNKRTPMRSVAGLLEGLVSQSKKQKEGLVSYIAEKLGINRIYKIKTVHVRSLAVLDVMCKEIKKLDMDQQLLSTVASAMLRAVDKGNVEFITKICKANPELQFVWNNEKSKILFHYAVQCRQEKIYNLLHGISAKDWFIALTDNDNNNMLHMAGLLAPFTQLNCIPGAALQMQRELQWYKEVEAVVPPKFLDSTNKDNLTPRDLFTKSHSELLQKGEKWMKETATSYTVVGALIITMMFAAAITVPGGNKDTGFPAFINEKLFMVFIASDAISLFSSTTATLTFLGILTSRYAEDDFLKSLPTKMIIGLASLFFAIATMMIAFSTALLIINCGHSWIVIPVILLSSVPVTLFAWMEFPLLVRITVSTYGKGKFNRNVKRWL, encoded by the exons ATGAATGATATGCTCCACCAGAATCACAGGTTGAACATGGCACAAGGTGTTTGGAAGTCCATGGCACGAGGTGTTTTCGAGACTATGGCTGGTGCGTTGAAGACGTCATTACATCCATCAAGCACAG GAATATCAGATGAATATAGCAAGTATGAACCTTTCTTTGATGCTGTGAAAGCTGGTGATTGGAAAACTGCAAAGGAGTTTTACAACCAGCATCCAGAGGCAGTAAGAGCAAGACATCCGTTTTCCGGTAAGACGGCTCTTCACATGGCAGTTGATGCCAGGCAGACGAAAATGGTGAAAAAACTGGTGAAGTTGATGGATGTGAAAGACTTGGAAATAAAATCGACAGTAGGTGGTGTAACAGCTCTTGGTGTTGCTTCAAATACGGGGATTACAGAAATGGCTGAATGCATGGTAAAAAAGGACAGAAAATTACTTACCATCCCCAATTCATTCAACATGATTCCACTTGTCAGAGCTTATTGCAACGGCTATTGGCATATGTCTCGGTACCTCTACTCCGAAACTCCGGTTGAATATTTATGGGCAGACAACGGACCCAGTGGCGCTACAATCATCTCCCAATCTTTTGCATCCAAAGAATTTG AAATTGCATGGGATTTAATTCAACTGTCCCCAAAATTGGCCTTTACTACGGACCACTTTGACTCAACTCCTTTACACGCTTTGGCTGGTCTGCCTTCTTCATTCCAGAGTGGAGCACATCTCAATTTCTGGCAACAATGGATCTATGACC GCATAGACATACAACCTCCTCCTCTTACCGTCAATTTTACTGCTATAACTGTTCGGAATGAAGAAAATGGCCAAGCTAATAACAAAAGGACTCCAATGCGATCAG TGGCAGGTTTATTGGAAGGGCTTGTTTCTCAATCAAAAAAGCAGAAGGAAGGCCTAGTTTCGTATATAGCTGAGAAACTTG GAATCAACCGCATCTACAAGATCAAAACTGTCCATGTCCGGTCCCTTGCAGTTTTAGATGTCATGTGCAAAGAGATAAAGAAGTTGGACATGGATCAACAGCTGCTGAGCACTGTGGCTTCGGCAATGCTCCGAGCTGTTGATAAAGGGAACGTCGAGTTTATTACTAAGATATGTAAAGCAAATCCAGAACTTCAGTTCGTCTGGAATAATGAAAAATCAAAGATTTTATTTCACTATGCCGTCCAATGTCGTCAAGAAAAGATTTATAACCTTTTGCATGGGATCTCTGCAAAAGACTGGTTCATAGCTCTTACCGACAACGATAATAATAACATGCTACATATGGCAGGCTTGCTTGCCCCATTTACACAACTTAATTGTATTCCAGGTGCAGCTTTGCAGATGCAGCGTGAACTACAATGGTACAAG GAGGTAGAGGCGGTTGTACCTCCCAAGTTTCTTGACTCTACGAACAAGGATAATTTGACACCAAGAGATCTATTTACGAAGAGTCACAGTGAATTGCTACAGAAAGGTGAAAAATGGATGAAGGAGACGGCAACTTCTTATACTGTTGTAGGTGCTCTTATTATTACCATGATGTTTGCTGCTGCGATTACAGTTCCTGGAGGAAATAAAGATACCGGCTTTCCCGCATTCATCAATGAAAAATTGTTTATGGTGTTTATAGCTTCAGATGCTATATCACTCTTTTCTTCCACGACCGCAACGTTAACGTTTCTTGGAATTCTCACATCACGTTATGCAGAAGACGATTTCTTGAAATCCTTACCCACAAAGATGATAATAGGGCTTGCCAGTCTTTTTTTTGCTATTGCAACCATGATGATTGCGTTTTCTACTGCCCTTCTAATTATAAATTGTGGACATTCCTGGATTGTGATTCCGGTCATACTTCTTTCAAGTGTTCCAGTCACTTTATTTGCTTGGATGGAATTCCCCCTCCTAGTTAGAATTACCGTTTCTACTTACGGTAAAGGAAAATTTAATAGGAATGTGAAACGTTGGTTGTAA